One Branchiostoma lanceolatum isolate klBraLanc5 chromosome 18, klBraLanc5.hap2, whole genome shotgun sequence DNA window includes the following coding sequences:
- the LOC136424177 gene encoding epidermal retinol dehydrogenase 2-like isoform X1, which yields MSLLEGLVITFRFGVLMIMSLIAGLINLLSFIFPPGKKSVSGEIVLITGAGSGLGRGMALSFARLGATIVAWDINKEANEATVQMIREEGGKASGFVCDCSKRDDIYRAAQEVKRSVGHVTILINNAGIVTGRKFLDCPDDLIQKTMDINTNAHFWTTKAFLPHMMEQNKGHLVNIVSAAGLMGVAGLADYCASKFGALGFAESIRSELRIQGKDGVHVTCVCPSFINTGMFNGAELKDTTMLGPDDVVREIVAAVQRNQFMLVLPRSTAVFNNLKGLIPQSLLDRSQDASGMHHSMDGWVGRQGNKKEK from the exons ATGTCGCTTCTCGAGGGTCTTGTGATCACTTTTCGCTTTGGCGTGCTCATGATCATGTCGCTGATCGCTGGACTGATCAACCTGTTGAGCTTTATCTTCCCGCCCGGCAAGAAGTCGGTGTCGGGCGAGATCGTGCTGATCACCGGGGCGGGCAGCGGGCTCGGCCGCGGCATGGCGCTCAGCTTCGCCCGCCTGGGTGCCACCATCGTCGCCTGGGACATCAACAAGGAGGCGAACGAGGCGACTGTGCAGATGATCCgggaggagggagggaaggCGTCCGGCTTTGTGTGCGACTGTAGCAAGAGGGACGACATCTACAGGGCCGCTCAGGAG GTAAAGCGCAGCGTGGGTCACGTGACCATCCTGATCAACAACGCTGGGATCGTGACGGGCCGGAAGTTTCTGGACTGCCCTGATGACCTCATCCAGAAAACCATGGACATCAACACCAACGCGCACTTCTGG ACCACGAAGGCGTTCCTTCCGCACATGATGGAGCAGAATAAGGGGCATCTCGTGAACATCGTGTCGGCCGCGGGACTGATGGGCGTGGCTGGTCTGGCCGACTACTGCGCCAGCAAGTTTGGGGCCTTGGGGTTCGCCGAATCCATCAGG TCGGAACTGAGGATCCAAGGGAAGGACGGCGTCCACGTGACTTGCGTCTGTCCCAGCTTCATCAACACAGGCATGTTCAACGGTGCCGAACTGAA GGACACGACCATGCTGGGGCCCGATGACGTCGTGAGGGAAATCGTTGCGGCTGTTCAGAGGAACCAGTTTATGTTGGTTCTGCCTCGCTCAACCGCCGTCTTCAACAACCTCAAGGG GTTGATTCCACAGTCGCTGTTGGACCGTTCCCAGGATGCCTCTGGCATGCACCACAGCATGGATGGCTGGGTCggtcgtcaaggcaacaagAAAGAGAAGTAG
- the LOC136424169 gene encoding epidermal retinol dehydrogenase 2-like: MGFILKDMIGVVLLFVVSLIARLLSVVRLIFPPGKKSVSGEIVLITGAGSGLGRGMALSIARLGATIVAWDINKEANEATVQMIREEGGKASGFVCDCSKREDIYRAAQEVKSSVGHVTILINNAGIVTGRKFLDCPDDLIQKTMDINTNAHFWTTKAFLPHMMEKKHGHLVSIAGAAGLAGMAGLADYCTSKFGAVGFADSIRHEVKQHGVHVTCVCPAYINTGMFTGAELREVAMLQTDHVVQQIVDAVLRNQFWLVLPRTVAILSGIQGMGPTPLADLAQKVINLHGSMDNFTGRQGNKKNN, translated from the exons ATGGGGTTTATACTTAAGGATATGATCGGCGTGGTTCTGCTGTTTGTGGTGTCGCTTATCGCCAGGTTGTTGAGCGTGGTTCGGCTGATTTTCCCGCCAGGCAAGAAGTCGGTGTCGGGCGAGATCGTGCTGATCACCGGGGCGGGCAGCGGGCTCGGCCGCGGCATGGCGCTCAGCATCGCCCGCCTGGGGGCCACCATCGTCGCCTGGGACATCAACAAGGAGGCGAACGAGGCGACTGTGCAGATGATCCgggaggagggagggaaggCGTCCGGCTTTGTGTGCGACTGTAGCAAGAGGGAGGACATCTACAGGGCCGCTCAGGAG GTGAAGAGCAGCGTGGGTCACGTGACCATCCTGATCAACAACGCTGGGATCGTGACGGGCCGGAAGTTTCTGGACTGCCCCGATGACCTCATCCAGAAAACCATGGACATCAACACCAACGCGCACTTCTGG ACCACCAAGGCGTTTCTCCCCCACATGATGGAAAAGAAGCATGGACACTTGGTCAGCATCGCGGGTGCCGCTGGGCTGGCTGGGATGGCCGGGCTGGCCGACTACTGCACCAGCAAGTTTGGGGCCGTCGGATTCGCAGACTCTATCAGG CACGAGGTGAAACAGCATGGCGTCCACGTGACCTGCGTGTGTCCGGCTTACATCAACACCGGGATGTTCACTGGAGCAGAACTCAG GGAGGTGGCGATGCTACAGACAGATCACGTGGTGCAGCAGATCGTGGATGCGGTGCTGAGGAACCAGTTCTGGCTGGTTCTGCCGAGAACTGTCGCCATTCTGAGCGGTATTCAGGG TATGGGGCCGACGCCCCTCGCCGACCTCGCTCAGAAGGTCATCAACCTGCACGGGTCCATGGACAACTTTACCggtcgtcaaggcaacaagAAGAACAACTGA